In Zea mays cultivar B73 chromosome 7, Zm-B73-REFERENCE-NAM-5.0, whole genome shotgun sequence, the following proteins share a genomic window:
- the LOC100217029 gene encoding uncharacterized protein LOC100217029 — translation MWILCSKLPAPDSLQASASLRADFTARAVAQPVGARMLPAAFLLGARIPCFSPCRRAQFPVLAGRSSHGVPTRPPLCSLVAMTRRGARPSARSRVLPARHYPAVRHCLQWRS, via the coding sequence ATGTGGATCCTCTGCTCGAAGCTCCCAGCGCCGGATTCCCTGCAAGCTTCAGCTTCCCTGCGCGCCGACTTCACTGCTCGCGCCGTCGCCCAGCCTGTTGGCGCGCGCATGCTCCCTGCCGCGTTCCTGCTCGGCGCCCGGATCCCCTGCTTCTCTCCCTGCAGGCGCGCTCAATTTCCAGTGCTCGCTGGACGCTCCAGCCATGGAGTCCCTACGCGCCCTCCCCTCTGTTCGCTTGTCGCCATGACTCGCCGCGGTGCCCGTCCCTCTGCGCGCAGCCGCGTGCTCCCTGCTCGCCACTACCCTGCTGTACGCCATTGTCTACAGTGGAGAAGCTAA